The Pongo abelii isolate AG06213 chromosome 21, NHGRI_mPonAbe1-v2.0_pri, whole genome shotgun sequence genome has a window encoding:
- the PANK2 gene encoding pantothenate kinase 2, mitochondrial isoform X2, whose amino-acid sequence MRRLGPFHPRVHWAAPPSLSSGLHRILFLRGTRIPSSTTLSPSRHGSLSLDGGTVNPPRVREPTGREAYGPSPASSDWLPARWRNGRGGRPRARLCSGWTAAEEARRSPTLGGLLGRQRWLLRMGAGRLGAPMERHGRASATSVSSAGEQAAGGPEGRRREPLRRRASSASVPAVGASAEGTRRDRLGSYSGPTSVSRQRVESLRKKRPLFPWFGLDIGGTLVKLVYFEPKDITAEEEEEEVESLKSIRKYLTSNVAYGSTGIRDVHLELKDLTLCGRKGNLHFIRFPTHDMPAFIQMGRDKNFSSLHTVFCATGGGAYKFEQDFLTIGDLQLCKLDELDCLIKGILYIDSVGFNGRSQCYYFENPADSEKCQKLPFDLKNPYPLLLVNIGSGVSILAVYSKDNYKRVTGTSLGGGTFFGLCCLLTGCTTFEEALEMASRGDSTKVDKLVRDIYGGDYERFGLPGWAVASSFGNMMSKEKREAVSKEDLARATLITITNNIGSIARMCALNEINIATCLEVK is encoded by the exons ATGAGGAGGCTCGGGCCCTTCCACCCACGCGTCCATTGGGCGGCGCCGCCATCACTCTCTTCTGGGCTACACCGCATTCTCTTCCTCCGCGGAACCCGGATCCCCTCCTCCACCACCCTCTCCCCGTCCCGTCACGGGAGCCTCTCATTGGACGGAGGCACAGTCAATCCTCCTCGAGTTAGGGAGCCGACTGGACGCGAGGCCTACGGGCCGTCCCCAGCCTCGTCGGATTGGCTTCCTGCGCGTTGGCGCAACGGAAGAGGCGGCCGGCCGAGGGCGCGCCTTTGCTCTGGCTGGACTGCCGCGGAGGAGGCGAGAAGAAGTCCGACGCTGGGGGGCTTGCTCGGGAGGCAGCGGTGGCTGCTGCGGATGGGAGCGGGCCGGCTCGGCGCGCCCATGGAGCGCCACGGCAGGGCTTCCGCCACCTCCGTCTCGTCGGCTGGGGAGCAGGCGGCCGGGGGCCCCGAAGGGCGGCGGCGGGAGCCACTGCGGCGCCGGGCGAGCAGCGCGTCGGTGCCCGCGGTCGGGGCCTCGGCTGAGGGCACGAGGCGGGACCGACTGGGCTCCTACAGCGGCCCCACCTCGGTCTCCCGCCAGCGCGTCGAAAGCCTGAGGAAAAAGCGGCCGC TTTTTCCATGGTTTGGACTGGATATTGGTGGAACTCTGGTCAAGCTGGTTTATTTTGAACCCAAAGACATCACTgctgaagaagaagaggaagaagtggAAAGTCTTAAAAGCATTCGGAAGTACCTGACCTCCAATGTGGCTTATGGGTCTACAGGCATTCGGGACGTGCACCTCGAGCTGAAGGACCTGACTCTGTGTGGACGCAAAGGCAATCTGCACTTTATACGCTTTCCCACTCATGACATGCCTGCTTTTATTCAAATGGGCAGAGATAAAAACTTCTCGAGTCTCCACACTGTCTTTTGTGCCACTGGAGGTGGAGCGTACAAATTTGAGCAGGATTTTCTCACA ATAGGTGATCTTCAGCTTTGCAAACTGGATGAACTAGATTGCTTGATAAAAGGAATTTTATACATTGACTCAGTTGGATTCAATGGACGGTCACAGTGCTATTACTTTGAAAACCCTGCTGATTCTGAAAAGTGTCAGAAGTTACCATTTGATTTGAAAAATCCGTATCCTCTGCTTCTGGTGAACATTGGCTCAGGGGTTAGCATCTTAGCAGTATATTCCAAAGATAATTACAAACGGGTCACAGGTACTAG TCTTGGAGGAGGAACTTTTTTTGGTCTCTGCTGTCTTCTTACTGGCTGTACCACTTTTGAAGAAGCTCTTGAAATGGCATCTCGTGGAGATAGCACCAAAGTGGATAAACTAGTACGAGATATTTATGGAGGGGACTATGAGAGGTTTGGACTGCCAGGCTGGGCTGTGGCTTCAAG